GAAGAGGGGGAAACTGGAAACTTACAGTTTTCTCATAAATACCCCTCTCAACTTTATTAGAAAAAGAGTCATGTTTACCAGAGTTTTATAAAACTATAACAACAAAACCAAACAATACATCCTGGAATTGATAGCGAACAATAGTTTGTTATTAAACACGTGTTAGATACCAAAGAAAAGTAAAGGAGCAAATCTGGTAGTGGGGCAGATAGGAGTAATTTTTTTAGaagaatcgtgcaaatgatgatacaagcatcaaatttggcacaattgttctccaagggatactaatcaaatctgcccgattggcctattaaaaaaacaaaatggcggccatttttcaATAAACACCCGAAgttgatgttttgcttagaaatatttgtagttcgaattgcatgatctaagtgtggattcctatgtttttaagcctgctgatgtatattttctagttttataACATGGTTAATGCACTGTATTAAAAGAGTGATTGTCGGGCACTACCAAGGCACATTGGTGACATCACTGCTGtgaaactcagcatggggttttgtgtcagctaagtaggaaatttatgttggCATCATACTGCAACAACCTACTAGTATCCCAATTGCTGCCTAATCAACCCCAAATCAGTTAGGCAGCTGCACCTGAATGGACAGGACATGCCAGCGCGGGGGACCCGAACCAAGGATACAAGAGTTTTAGTtatctggatggtgtacagatcgcaAGGGGCTTATGACACTGGATGAACAATTGGACTAGGTGTTTAGCACAGTGcaagaacctagttgtatcccatacaggaaagtgcttattgtatattacaggatataagaggcctattatactattacatatacAGGGTGGTAAAAGGGTAAACCCTCGACCCTTAAAGTCATCGTAATCACGGATGCGAACTTTACTGGACGATCATGGAAAACAGACTGGACCAAGTGTTGCCTATGTCAGGAAGTTAAGAAAGAAGACCTAAAATCTCCCCAGGCCAATCCTGCCAGAAGAGGGGATGATGGATATACGAACCTTGCAAAGAATATTCCTCTGTTTCACTCACTCAATGCGCTACCAATCAAGCTAGACCCTGCAAGACTTGACGAAGGTTCTGGGATAGAGGAAACATTGAGAAAAAGTAAGGCACAATATCATGATAGTTGCAGGCTTCTGTTCAGCAACACAAAGTTACACTGAGCTGAAAAACGAGCAAGTCACGCAGGTACTAGTGATGTGGGCAGTAGAAGTAAGATTCCACGAAAGCTCCaagaaactgaaacaaaagaACCATTCTTCTGCGAAACTGAAGGAGGGGAGCTTAGAGAAGCAATGACAATGTAAGTGAAtaggagaataaatgaatgtgccaAAACACTCAGTGATACAAAACTTCTCGCCAAACTAATTGCAGGAGATGTCATAACCCAAGAAGTGAAGTATCACCCTGGCTGTTTGGTGGCATTGTATAACTGAGAACATGCATACCTAAAGGTGCGGGAGCAAGAAAAAGCAAAGGAACACTGGAAGGATGCATATCCAATTGGTTTCTCTGAACTAATCACCTACATCTGCGAGATGAAAAATGCCAGTGATTTGACCAAGCTTTACcagcagaggctggaacagcTTGGTGTTGACTCGCCTGATGTTCATCCTACTCGACCAAAGGATCAGTTGCTTTTGCACAGTCCACAGCTGCAAGCTAATCGCCAAGGATGAGAAGTTCTGTTGGCTGTTgaaactgatgtaggttcaatcctatTAGAAGCATCCCATTATGGTGAAACAATCCATCTAGCAAAAGCCACTGGGATAATAAGACAAGACATGCTCCGTTAGAAGTTGAATTTCAGCACCTATTTTCATGACGAAGACTTAGAACAGGCTGTGCCGTGCCACCATCATGGAGCTTTGAAATCAGACTTTGCTACATCACAACTTCTTCAGTACAACTGCTTCGCCAAATACAAGGAAGGAATGGATGTCCACAGGCATTCCGAGGACCGGGAGCCACATTTTGCAGTCTACAAGGGCTTGTATGTGTTTGTCAAGaggagaaagagacaaataattgaaatgctccATGAGAATGGGGTCAGCAGATCATATGACCGAGTCCTAGAAATCTCAGCACAGTTAGGAGAAGCAGTTGTTGTCCAGTATGTGGAAGATGGAGTAATCTGTCCGCCAATCTTGAGAAAGAATTTGTTCACAACTAGAGCAGTTGACAACATAGATCATAACCCGACTGCGACCACAGTTGAAACATCTTTACACGGTACAAGTGAGTCCATTTTCCAGCATCCAAACACAGGAAATCCTGGTGATGAATGTGAGCCACTCAAACTAGCACAGTCATCATCAGAAAATGAGAGGATGCCATTTGCAACACAGTGAAGTCTCTGGATGCTGTGTCCTCATGTTGTCACGAAGAAGCAGACAGTCGAATATTTGTTCACTTCACACTAGGGATGCAACGACTGACTGGAGCAAGTCTATAATCATCAAGGCTAATGACACAGATGTGCTAGTCATAGCAACATCTGTACTGCCATCCTTCCAGAAACTAGGTCTTCAGGAAATGTGGATTGCCTTTGGCCAAGGAGCTCATATGCGATGGATTCCAGTCCATGAGGTGGTTTCTGCAATTGGGCTTGAGAAAGCTAGAGGGACCCGCTACTTTCACGCATTCACTGGATGTGACATTGTGTCTGCCTTCCGTGGGAAAGCAAAGAAATCTGCATGGCAGACTtggaatgtatttgatgatattaATGAAACATTCATCAATCTCAGCCAGCATCCAACATTAATTCGTGATCTTGACATGCAGAGGCTGGAAGGTTTCGTTGTCTTCTTGTACAACAGATCAAGCGCAGCCACTGGTGTGGACAAAGCAAGGCTAGATCTGTTTGCCTGCAAGCAGAGGCCGTACAACTCAATTCcaccaacacaggcagccctcagAGAACATGCAAAGCGTGCAGCCTACCAGGCTGGGATCATCTGGGGCCAAGCAACCCACTGCAATCCACACATGAGCAGTCCAGCTGAATGGGAGTGGACACAGAAAGGAGAAGTATGGCAGATACATTGGACAACACTATCACTTATTGCAACAAGCTGTCAAGAATTAACAGTGGTCCTTtaagaaggtttgcaaaggaagatgcaagtgctcTCTAGCAGAGCTTCCCTGCACATCACTCTGCAGTTGCATATGTGACAGTAGCAGATCGAGAAATAGCAGCATGGtatgcataactttgaaaatgtactagCCAGGACAAAACTTttgtaaagaaagacaaacatcttggtggtcatcttgagaaatatgtctcaagagtgctttttaaacaggaaagtatagttcagcaggcttcaaaacataggaatccacacttagatcatgcaaatcagacaactacaaatatttctaggCAAAACATCTACTTCTGGTGGTTATtttggtggccatcttgaaaatggccaccatcttggattttcaattggccaatcaggcagatttgattagtataccttgtgccaaatttgatgcttgtatcatcactTGCAcaatttttctgttatctgcccCGTTTGATGTCGTAATCCCCGTTTGACGTCGTAATCCCAGTTTGACGTCGTAATCCAAGCAAAGGCCAGGCCACCGAAATTTACCTCGAGGACTCGATAGATAACTGAGGAACACATGGGCTCGCTGATGAATGTTACCGGGACTGTGGTTGACCTGTTTGCTATCTTATGGGCTTTTCATGATATTGAGAGACCTGCACACTCGAAAACTTGTACAAGTCCTTAGAGATATTTAAACAGCAAAATCATTTTGaattttatgcataaatattattattggtaCTAGGGTTGGATATAATTAGCTGCATGATTATATTAACTATTATAGAGTTGGTAGGATGGGCAGAGGGAATTTTGTAGCATTAAGCCAGTATTCTGTAGAATGATAACAcgcaaggtctatagaccttgataACACTGACCACCGCGGGTTTCTTTGTAGTACTACAGTATTTGAGCTATCTTTTGATGGCGGTGTGTTCTGGTTTTGTCTGTTCGCAGCTTTCGGCAATCGAGGTGGATCCAGCAACGAATTGCAGTACTCCGTTCGACCCGTCTCGggtaagagaaaaaaagaatctgTTGTcgatacagaaaaagacaggtgcatcatttcgaaaaaaaaagaaatgttgttGTGGTATGTTTGTGCATTTGCGCGCGCTCGAGCTCAGAGAATCCTCTTTGGAATCTTCGTAGTGCCCCACTATGTGTAGATTGCGAGTGTTCCTGGCTTTAGAATATACATAATAATGTTTGAAGGCTGAAGTCAGTATTTTGTAATGAAGTAGAAATGTTATTGAGTGTTGAAAGATTTTTGTTTCATGCCAGTTGCATTGGATGTTAGAAGTCTGTTGTGGAGTGTGTGTTGGAATCGTCCTTGCGTGCTCCCTTTTCCTCTGTGACTGTGacagcatttttgtttttatataatctcTCTCAATTTTGCAGTTTCCCCAATTTACTGCATATGGCAGTTTTTCACTTCTGTTGCTGTGGACTGAATCTTGAGGAATCACTCGATCACTTCTCTGAGCGATTTCACAAAAATGTTTGACGCAAGAGCTAACCCTCGAATCCGGTTCTTTCATTCCAGCATGTTCAGGAATGCTTTTGAATTGTGGGCATGATGTGTTTTCTGGCTCCAAAGGATAATGGTTAGTCATCCATTAACCCTTTAACCCCTTCATTAGATCCACTTCGCACGCCCATCCCGGGATATCCCCTCATGCTCTTATCCTTCAGATAACCACAACGTTCGTTTCGTTCTGTCGTCGAGAAATGTTTGGCTTTTCTCCATTTCAGGTGACCAACACGTTGAGCTGTATATAGCTGTCGTTTTGAGAAGTAGTGacttatatttgttattataaagaaaaagattAGGGCTTTATCTAGTTATCTTTCAATATACTATAAAATTAGCTGCTAGAATAATGAATGcatattattagtagtatattTGCTATTCAGAGTTCAAATAATTTCttgaaataattcattttatgTTACTCTTCCAATTTCAAAAGAGGGAATCATTTAAATTGTTTAGAATGTTAGTAGGAGTTTCCTAATCTGTGCTTACCGTTCGTTTGGACACTTCCAAACGCTCCCCCGAGATTGTCTGTTCCCACCTGTTCATGCTCCTTTTTCCTTGTCAGTTCTTTGAAATGAAGATTCACATGAATGGGGTTGTTCACAGGCAAAATCGGCTAATCAGACACAGCACAAAAGGTTTTTATTGGTTTGTTCTCGCACGTTTCCTTTTTGCTTATTTTCTGgaaattttgatgaaaaatatatgaaaatcaagCTTGAATAATTTGATTCTTGTTATGTTTGCAACAGGGAAATGTCTACCCAGTAGCTGGTAGTATCATTTCTTAGTGTAGCCAATGTGTCGTGAAAAGCTATAGTAATTGTATATTGGAAGAGAAAACAGTAGGGAAACAGCCTCGATCGTAAATAAAGACCAAACAATACAAAGGTGCCAATTGTGAATCATCACCCTTGTCAGAAACAACTTACTGTTAGATTTCACGTCTTTAAGTTTTTTGAATTTTTgtccttcgtatatatatattatatatatctaataaatatattatatataatatttctattatataggatataataaatattaataaaaattatattattatgtatgtatgtaatgaaatGCTTTAAAATGTCTTTTTAACATTAACAGTGCATggcatgttttattttaaaagcttGTTAACTTAAATGTTGCTGTATAGGTAGTTAGATTAACCTGTGTTACTCCCGAAAAACAGATAACCATGTGGCTTTAAGTTGTAAGTATTTTATAGCCATTttccagtagaaaaaaaaatctgtcttgtGTAACGTAGTTTGGTTGGAATGCAGCAtagcttatttctctctctctctctctctctctctctctctctctctctctctctctctctctctctctctctctctctctctctcatgaagaaacACGTTTTAGATGGTGGTGgtttcaaaggaaaataaaactacgTTCTTTTCCACAATCGCCGAACTATTTATCAGTAGAAAACGTCTCTCCCCTTTGATATTGCActtttgtctgtttttctgtctgCAGTTTTAGTATATTGTGGTAATTTTGCACTATGCCTGTTTAAACATGCCCACCTTTTGTTGTAGCTTATATCCTATtacttttacttcattttttggAGTCACAGAGCGTAAGGTTTTTTTCATAACAGAATTTTTCCGCATCGTGTTTTACTTTTATGTCATTATTGCATGAATAGCATATTTGCTACATGTTCAAATTGAATATACACATATCTTTAACATTTCtggcttaaataatttttttgtgcttTGAATTTGCTGGTTACACACTCTTTCTTAGTAATCTAATTTAAGATAATTACTTTTAAATATGTTAATGCAAGTAGGCATTTATTTAAGAAAGGCACATTTTAAGGAAATTATTTATCATAGATCAGTGATTATCCATTACTGTGGAGTATTGTCAGGTAAATTGCTTATAGTTGcatttttggtgaaatttaaaGTATAATCCGCAGGAGGAACTTCAGACACTTATTAACATCATACCCACAGCTGGACGACCTGAGCTCTGATAGTGACGATGAGTACTTCGATGTAGTGCAGTTACCTGGTCTTCGAGCACCACAACCTTCATCTACCCGTACTCCATCATCTACTAGTCCATTGCCTGATCAGCAGCAGCCTAAACCTTCAGAAGGAGATGCAACGCAGGAACCCTCACATAATCCTCCTGCCCATAGTCAAAGCATGCCTGCTGTAAACAAAGGCCTTTCTTCTGGTAAAATGGGAAATATCCAGTATTCTCCTAGTACAGTCACAGGAACAGACACCAAGCAACCTGTAGATACAACTCAATGTATGTCACACAGAAGCTCAGCAGATACTGCTAATCTTGCCAATGCAATTAATGTACTTGCACCTCTCTCATCCACCAAATCTAAACCTGAAAATTCTTCTAGTGGAGGTAGTAAGTTTAAAGTAAAGAATACAAATAAGTCAGagagaaaactgaagaaagagTGCAGCCCAGGACAGGAAGCTAATATTGCCGGAAACACAATAGATACTGGGAGTCTGCAAAGTTCCCATCTTCATTGTAAAGATGAAAAACCAGACACTCATAGTACTTCTGCTGGTATGCTTAAGGAGGAGAGTGATGTTGAAGCGCAAAAAGTAGCAAATAGTAATggtaataagaaaaatgactTGCCAAAATCTGTAATCCAGTATGAATCAAATACCAGAAACATCTTAGGAACAGTTGATCCATTAAAACCAGAAACAAAACTTGATTTGGGAAGCCTGCCTAAGTCCCAAAATACAGGCAAAGAAAGTTTGGAGCTTCAAAAAACAAACCAATCAAATGTGAATGTGATGCTTACTTCTACACTCAAAAATGAGAGGAAGAATAGGGAGCTTTCAAACTTAGAGACCAAGCCAAAGGGAGATTTAGAAGTAAAGTCAGATTTGGAAAGCATGCAAAAGTCAGTAGTAACTATTACATCTACTTCAAATACTAGTACACAGAAAGAATACATTACAAATAAAGATGAAATCACACCCAAAGTAAAGATTGTATCAGATATAATACTTCCCAAAGACCCAAGGGgcaaaaatacagaaaagaatccaaaagaagaaaaatgtattgatgGAAAGATAGGGGAAACAATAAGTAAAGGAAAGATCTTGGAAACAGTAAATACTTTTAAAACAGAAAATTCCTTAGAGGATCAAGTAGTTAAAGAGATTACCAAATCTACGGAGACAGAAGAGTAGTAAGCAAGAAGAAACTTGAAGTTATGGCAAAAGTTGAAACTCTTAAAGCTAAAATTGCTGAAGTGGAGCTTATTGGTGATGAACTTGAGTTATTAAAACCAAGTGACCAAACTGGAACTCCTAGACACTTAGCACCTTTAAATCTAAGATCAAATAATAAGACTGAAAGAGACATTACAAATGAtgcaattaattttgaaaatggaaAGGATATTAAACCAGTGTGTACATTTCAGGAAATGCCACCATCATCACCACTGCACAACCAGCAAGAACCGTCGGTGAAACCAAAACTTGGAAAAACTTCATGTACAGAATCTCAGTCTTCATTTTCTGCAAACACCCCTGTGAATAGTGATAATGTCAAAATAACAGAATCATTAAGTGTTTCAGTTTCAAATGAACCTACAAGTAACTctgataaaatggaaaaagaatcTGCTCATGTTTTGAGTGGTAAGCGTAATGATTTTAACAAAAAAACTGCAGCTGTTGCTGGACAGTTTGATACCAGGAACAATGCTGAAGGAGAAGGAAAGTCATTGAGTTCAGTAGAAAAACCTTTTAATGCTGTGAAAGGAAGCATTCATGTATCTACTTCTGGCAATGATACCCCTTCTGCAGATGCTTCAGTATCAAGTAAATCTAAAGAGCCATCATTGTTTTCTGTGAATGAAACTTCACTAACCAAGAATATTTATTCCTCTGTATTAGATCAAAAAAATACTCCAGCTGGGATTCCTGCATCTAGTGAGAATTGTGCTGTAGATAGTGGAATAATGTCTAATGATTTGCCATTGTACAAGGATGGTGCTAGGAATTTAAAGGAAATATCAGTAGGTATATCGGTAAACAAAGATGTGAcagataaaacaaaagaaaattcattgccTAAACAGCCAGCAGAACAGGCCTCACAGTCAGTACCTTCAAGTCATAAAGTGCGTTCAGGGAGCCCTGTTCCTAACAAGAAAGCTAGTGCTGGAATTAAAGTAACAGCTCCAGTTGTAACAGGAAAACTCCAGATTACGCCAAACAGTGGTCCTGGCCCTCCTATGTCATGTAAAGAATCTACAGGTCTTGATGAAAAGGACAGAGATGGATCTGATTCTGCTGTGTCAAAAAAGCATATTGCAGAAGTTCCAGCTGTACTTACCTCTAAAACAGAGGCGAATAATGCTGCTGAGAATTTGTCCATCAATGATGATGTTGCCATAGGTGATGAAGCTATGGGTACGAAAACTTTGAATGGAGTGTTAGAGGACTGTGAATTAAGAAATGTTGCAAAAAATAAAGTCCAGTCAGCTTTGCCAGATCAGAGTTTGCTTCAGGTTAATGGAATCAGAATTGCTGATATAGCTGATGACAAGGAGGATGTTGATAATGATTTTAGTGAGATAGAAACATTTGTTGATAGAAGCAGGTGTAGCTCTGTTGCCAGTGACACTTCTCGTACTATTTCACCAGATATATCTCAGAGAACTGGGATCAGGAAACCTAAAGGTGAGAAATTATCTGCAATGATGAACCTTTGGGAAAGTGAAGATGCCTCTCAAGTAAGTGAAAAATCAAAGATGAAGCAACCTCTAAACAAACCTAAGGTGGGTAAAATTTCTGGTATCAAAAACCTGTTTGAATCTGGAAAGGCTGCAGAAAAGCCAGAAATTCTTAATAATCCAAACTTGGTCAAATTGAGATCAGCATCAGGTGCAGCTTTGGTTGATCCAAAGTCAACACCAAATCTTCATAAGAAGATAGTGCCTGGAGCTTCGGGTATAGCATCCATAAATGCAGCTAAATTTGGTGGTACTTCTAAGTTTAAAAAGCCATCCGAATGCCCTCCTTCTGCAGGTGACAAAATTCTTAAAAAGGTAAAATCTAACTTGTCAGAAGATGATGTAAAAAGAAATGTCAgtagtcaaaaagaaaaaaatagtgttgCAAATAATCAGAAAGATCTGAGtaatgtaatttccaaagaacTGAAAGAGTTGAGTGATGGTAACAGTTCTAGTGACAATAATGTAATTTCCAATAATCAGAAAAATCTAGATAGTGTTGTAAGTTTCAACAATCAGAACACTCGAGATAGTGATGATAAGAGttctgaaaaaattgaaaagactGTAGAAAAAGACAAGTGTTTGGGAAGTAATGGTGACACAGGTATTAAAGAAAAACCTTTGAAAGATACTAGGGAAGTAAAATTAGAAAAGGAGGAGAGTTCTCTGAAAGTAGAAAATGATATGAATGTTCATAATTCAAAGACAGCAGAGAACAAAGCACCAGactttaaaaatgcaaaatgctCTAAGGATGTGcctaataatataaatgaaagtgaTATTGGAGTAAAAGCTGTTAATGTAGCTCATGATGGAGCTGAACCATCTTTGCTAATTGGGGAAAGTATGAAAAAAGatgttaagaaaaagaaaaagaaaaacaaagacacAAACAGTGAGGACCCCGATGAAAAAGGGAAATGCCAAGTTGATACAAATATCGTTAAAGTTGAGAATTTGCTTGATGCAGTAGATGGTAAGCCCAATATGGTTAGTTGTACAGCAATTACAAGTAACGGAGTGAAGGTTGCTTGCACCACAAGTGAATGTTCAAAAACTGAGTCTAATTCTGATGATGCTAAAGCAGGGGACATCACCAAGGAAAATGTCATTGTTGGTAAAGATGCAAGTATAGATCAAGGCACTAGTAGCACTGGTGAACAGAGTATTGATAATTTTGAGAGTAAGTTCAAAGGTAGCAAAACACTGGGTGGTATAAAGTCTTTCATTATTGAATCTGTTGCAAAAGGTGGAAAAACTCTTGAAGATAAGCTTTCTAAGACCGGAATACCTTTAGGGAAGAAATCTGCAAAGTCAGATTACCAGAAAGATTCATTAATGCCTGACTGTAAGACTAAGAAAAGAATAAGTGCATTTGATATCAAGGTGTCTGCTAACGCTGGTTCTGCTttgtcaaataatgaaaatataaagccaGCAGAAGATTTAGGCAAGAGTAAATCAGATTACAAACAATCAGTAATGAACTGCATTCCAGCACTGGAATCAGAAGTTGATGCTATAACTAAAGAAGCATCAAGTTTTGTAGAACCAGTTAAAAGGTCTCCTTTACCTAGTTATTTGGTACCCAAATTGGAATTAGCATCGAAACCCTTGCAGTCTGTAGCATCTTTCCCAGATACACCAATGGGAGGAGAATTTTGCATAACTTCGTTGCCTGCTTCACCAACCGAAGAGAAAAAGAACTTTGAATTTGTagataaacataaaattttatcACTCCCTGCATCACCAACAAAGGAAGTGCATTTTAATTTTGAAGAAACTTCAGAAGAGGAGGAAGTGTTTGTTGATGCAATAGATCCAGGGCA
This portion of the Macrobrachium nipponense isolate FS-2020 chromosome 10, ASM1510439v2, whole genome shotgun sequence genome encodes:
- the LOC135223644 gene encoding myosin heavy chain, fast skeletal muscle-like isoform X5; the protein is MAKVETLKAKIAEVELIGDELELLKPSDQTGTPRHLAPLNLRSNNKTERDITNDAINFENGKDIKPVCTFQEMPPSSPLHNQQEPSVKPKLGKTSCTESQSSFSANTPVNSDNVKITESLSVSVSNEPTSNSDKMEKESAHVLSGKRNDFNKKTAAVAGQFDTRNNAEGEGKSLSSVEKPFNAVKGSIHVSTSGNDTPSADASVSSKSKEPSLFSVNETSLTKNIYSSVLDQKNTPAGIPASSENCAVDSGIMSNDLPLYKDGARNLKEISVGISVNKDVTDKTKENSLPKQPAEQASQSVPSSHKVRSGSPVPNKKASAGIKVTAPVVTGKLQITPNSGPGPPMSCKESTGLDEKDRDGSDSAVSKKHIAEVPAVLTSKTEANNAAENLSINDDVAIGDEAMGTKTLNGVLEDCELRNVAKNKVQSALPDQSLLQVNGIRIADIADDKEDVDNDFSEIETFVDRSRCSSVASDTSRTISPDISQRTGIRKPKGEKLSAMMNLWESEDASQVSEKSKMKQPLNKPKVGKISGIKNLFESGKAAEKPEILNNPNLVKLRSASGAALVDPKSTPNLHKKIVPGASGIASINAAKFGGTSKFKKPSECPPSAGDKILKKVKSNLSEDDVKRNVSSQKEKNSVANNQKDLSNVISKELKELSDGNSSSDNNVISNNQKNLDSVVSFNNQNTRDSDDKSSEKIEKTVEKDKCLGSNGDTGIKEKPLKDTREVKLEKEESSLKVENDMNVHNSKTAENKAPDFKNAKCSKDVPNNINESDIGVKAVNVAHDGAEPSLLIGESMKKDVKKKKKKNKDTNSEDPDEKGKCQVDTNIVKVENLLDAVDGKPNMVSCTAITSNGVKVACTTSECSKTESNSDDAKAGDITKENVIVGKDASIDQGTSSTGEQSIDNFESKFKGSKTLGGIKSFIIESVAKGGKTLEDKLSKTGIPLGKKSAKSDYQKDSLMPDCKTKKRISAFDIKVSANAGSALSNNENIKPAEDLGKSKSDYKQSVMNCIPALESEVDAITKEASSFVEPVKRSPLPSYLVPKLELASKPLQSVASFPDTPMGGEFCITSLPASPTEEKKNFEFVDKHKILSLPASPTKEVHFNFEETSEEEEVFVDAIDPGQLDTLMPLPDVQSERDIRSRSRTPMDYRERSVTPSPLIAESEAILSETDRLLRRSRSNKSLRRSYSRSLSNAALNRLSEVTADLSEEHTTAHLAGERLEAEQAERMKLEKEIDRLQTDVKRMTTANGKLEMEKLVLRSEVLSAAELNGDMDDDEAADASLYKRKYEWCLREIELLKKQSKQQQEDDLDQLLLLKKQLEKKVGDAYEETDEQRQVVAQLKRKCQRLQAEMNDLKILLEEQTSRNNLLEKKQRKFDQEVMSVQEELRHERGNKDKIQRERDQILSEKYSFEQEVTTLKLELELKEEKVAALNRELDDLTSSGKVEEEVATLKKAKHDLELRIKDQEEELDDLAGQVQMLEGAKVRLEMSMEQMRKENRREISQREEELEEIRLSAQKKVKSLEAQLENEHEERTLLVREKHELERRITDLQDRTITHVDEDYVHKLKKELKKTKALLRDTQTMLEKAQSEGSHKLILRQLKTQLEDAEFAKTAALKARQCAESDLADVSSQLDEALRAKKESEDKCARVNKEKAEIQTQIEESEEELAEVMKKYKAVVSQLSVDQITLSEQSQQIAELEHSKQVLQERMMELSSKVEVLEGETANIHTQRRLEMKIKEIESKLELELTTRQRLESQIGRLKDQIERLSGECDAAKMKESQALDQSKRLTRQLRDAKEDLSNMQQRYTEAVNKKSELEKQLELSDAEVATLKSDLKLAFKRIEDLQQAIQGDISDSDSELSDSDSDSDGSLSSYLTASLKHQRSSSNSTLRTPPSEVHQLERLELPNSPCSEAMSAISEDLDDTSNKESFA